From Magnolia sinica isolate HGM2019 chromosome 13, MsV1, whole genome shotgun sequence, one genomic window encodes:
- the LOC131222933 gene encoding putative ABC transporter B family member 8 isoform X2 — protein sequence MNAKCALYFVYLGLAVLVVAFMEGYCWSRTSERQVLRIRYKYLEAVLRQEVGFFDSQEATTSEIIHSISKDTSLIQELLSEKVPLFLMHSTVFFSGLAFSSYFSWRLSLVAFPLLALLIIPGLIYGKYLLYLSKKSRQEYSKANTIVEQALSSIKTVYSFTAEKSIVERYSAILDRTVKLGLKQGLAKGLAVGSTGLSFAIWAFLAWYGSRLVMYKGESGGRIYAAGISFILGGLSLGVALPDLKYFTEASIAATRIFEKIDRVPMIDGEDTKGLVLDEIRGELEFEHVKFTYPSRPDSIILKDFNLTVGAGKTVAFVGSSGSGKSTAIALVQRFYDADEGVVRIDSVDIKKLQLKWLRGKMGLVSQEHGLFGTSIKENIMFGKPDATMDEVFAAAMTANAHNFIRQLPEGYETKVGERGALLSGGQKQRIAIARAIIKNPAILLLDEATSALDSESEKLVQNALDQASLGRTTLVVAHKLATVRNADQIAVINDGRIIEIGSHNDLILRQNGHYARLAKLQRQFSCDDQDSMMESHATSVARSSASRLSIAKSSPGSFISAFPEENPDPISHPPPSFRRLLSLNSPEWKQALMGSFSAVVFGAIQPIYAITVGGVIAAYFLPSHSEVRSHIRSYSLIFFSLSILSIIVNLSQHYNFAYMGERLTRRIRLRMLEKILTFETAWFDEEQNSSGALCSRLSNEASMVKSLVADRVSLLVQTSSAVIIAMVMGLIVAWKLALVMIAVQPLTILCFYTRKVLLSGLSINFIKAQSQSTQIAVEAVCNHRIVTSFGCIEKLLHLFDEAQEDARKAASKKSWLAGIGMGSAQCLTFMCWALDFWYGGKLVESGQISAGAVFKTFFILVSTGKVIADAGSMTSDLAKGATAVASVFEVLDRQSLITGSYQASDNGAGGTKLQKICGRIEIKKVDFAYPTRPQSLVLNGFCLEVKEGTSVGLVGRSGCGKSTVIGLILRFYDAEKGVVKIDGIDIRELDIGWYRRHTALVSQEPVIFSGTIRDNIVFGKPEACENEVVEAARAANAHDFISSLKDGYDTECGERGVQLSGGQKQRIAIARAIIRNPTVLLLDEATSALDVQSEQVVQEALDRIMVGRTTIVVAHRLNTIKKLDSIAFVAEGRIMEQGTYAQLKSKRGAFFNLAKLQS from the exons GTGCCTCTCTTTTTAATGCATTCAACAGTATTCTTCTCAGGACTAGCATTCTCCTCTTACTTCTCATGGAGACTATCTTTGGTAGCATTTCCATTGCTGGCTTTACTGATAATACCTGGTCTAATCTATGGGAAATACCTACTCTATCTTTCCAAGAAGTCCCGCCAAGAATACAGCAAGGCAAACACTATAGTAGAGCAAGCACTAAGCTCAATCAAGACCGTCTATTCATTCACTGCAGAGAAGAGTATTGTAGAGAGATATTCAGCCATATTGGATAGAACTGTCAAGCTGGGCCTCAAGCAAGGTCTTGCAAAAGGGCTGGCAGTTGGAAGTACTGGGCTTTCTTTTGCAATATGGGCTTTTCTGGCTTGGTATGGGAGTAGACTGGTCATGTATAAAGGAGAGAGTGGTGGGAGGATTTATGCGGCTGGGATTTCCTTCATCTTGGGTGGCCT ATCACTGGgagtagctcttcctgacctcaagTACTTCACAGAAGCATCCATTGCAGCAACCCGAATCTTTGAAAAGATCGACCGGGTCCCCATGATCGACGGTGAAGATACCAAAGGCCTAGTCCTGGACGAGATTCGCGGCGAGCTTGAGTTCGAGCATGTCAAGTTCACATACCCATCACGACCCGATTCGATCATCTTGAAAGATTTCAATCTCACCGTGGGTGCAGGGAAGACGGTAGCATTTGTTGGGTCGAGCGGTAGCGGGAAGTCAACCGCGATCGCACTGGTGCAACGGTTCTATGATGCGGATGAAGGGGTGGTGagaatagacagtgtggatataaagaAGCTGCAACTTAAGTGGCTTAGAGGGAAGATGGGCCTCGTTAGCCAAGAACATGGACTTTTTGGGACGTCTATCAAGGAGAATATCATGTTCGGGAAGCCAGATGCTACCATGGATGAAGTGTTCGCAGCGGCTATGACTGCAAATGCTCACAACTTCATAAGGCAGCTTCCCGAAGGCTACGAGACTAAG GTAGGAGAGCGGGGAGCACTTCTATCAGGAGGGCAGAAGCAAAGGATTGCAATTGCGAGGGCTATAATAAAGAACCCAGCCATTCTTCTCCTCGACGAAGCCACCAGCGCCCTTGACTCCGAGTCTGAAAAGCTGGTCCAAAATGCTCTCGACCAGGCTTCCCTCGGAAGAACTACTCTG GTGGTAGCGCATAAGCTTGCAACAGTAAGAAATGCAGACCAGATCGCAGTCATCAATGATGGCCGGATCATTGAAATTGGCTCCCACAACGATCTGATCCTTCGACAAAATGGCCACTATGCACGGCTAGCGAAACTACAGAGGCAATTCAGCTGTGATGATCAAGATTCCATGATGGAATCACATGCGACTTCCGTCGCAAGAAGCAGTGCGAGCAGACTGAGCATTGCCAAATCAAGCCCTGGTTCCTTCATCTCAGCATTCCCTGAAGAAAACCCAGATCCCATCTCTCATCCCCCTCCATCTTTCCGCCGCCTTCTCTCATTGAATTCACCTGAATGGAAGCAAGCTCTAATGGGTAGCTTCTCTGCGGTTGTCTTcggtgccatccaacccatttatgcGATCACCGTCGGCGGTGTGATCGCAGCCTACTTCCTCCCAAGCCACAGCGAAGTGCGGTCCCACATCCGCAGCTATTCCTTAATCTTCTTCTCACTCTCAATCCTCTCCATCATCGTCAACCTCTCACAGCACTACAATTTTGCCTACATGGGAGAGCGCCTAACAAGAAGAATCAGACTAAGGATGCTCGAGAAGATCCTAACGTTCGAGACCGCATGGTTCGATGAAGAGCAAAACTCGAGTGGTGCACTGTGCTCTAGGCTAAGCAATGAGGCTTCAATGGTGAAATCACTTGTTGCAGATAGGGTCTCATTGCTTGTGCAAACCTCATCTGCTGTGATAATCGCAATGGTGATGGGCCTCATCGTGGCATGGAAGCTCGCTCTAGTCATGATCGCCGTCCAACCGCTAACGATCCTATGCTTCTACACTCGAAAGGTTCTACTCTCAGGCCTTTCTATAAACTTCATCAAGGCGCAGAGCCAGAGCACCCAGATTGCAGTCGAGGCCGTGTGTAATCATCGGATCGTTACATCATTTGGATGCATAGAGAAGTTGCTCCATCTTTTTGATGAGGCTCAAGAGGATGCAAGGAAGGCAGCATCGAAGAAATCATGGCTGGCAGGGATAGGCATGGGATCAGCCCAGTGCTTGACATTCATGTGTTGGGCATTGGACTTTTGGTATGGAGGGAAATTGGTCGAATCCGGCCAGATATCAGCGGGTGCCGTCTTCAAGACATTCTTCATCTTGGTGAGTACTGGGAAGGTTATAGCAGATGCTGGAAGCATGACATCCGATCTAGCCAAGGGTGCGACTGCTGTGGCGTCGGTGTTTGAGGTGCTAGATAGGCAATCCTTGATTACAGGATCTTACCAG GCTAGCGACAACGGGGCTGGGGGCACCAAGCTACAAAAGATATGTGGGAGGATAGAGATCAAGAAGGTGGATTTTGCATACCCAACCCGGCCACAGAGCCTAGTGCTGAATGGGTTCTGCTTGGAGGTGAAGGAGGGCACAAGTGTGGGTCTGGTGGGCCGGAGTGGGTGCGGTAAGTCGACGGTGATAGGCTTGATCCTGAGGTTCTATGATGCTGAGAAGGGAGTGGTGAAGATAGATGGGATTGATATAAGGGAATTGGATATAGGATGGTATCGGAGGCACACCGCGCTTGTTAGCCAAGAGCCGGTGATATTTTCAGGCACCATACGTGACAACATTGTATTTGGGAAGCCAGAAGCATGTGAGAATGAGGTGGTGGAAGCTGCCAGAGCTGCTAACGCGCATGACTTCATATC ATCGCTTAAGGACGGCTATGATACGGAATGCGGTGAAAGAGGAGTGCAGTTATCTGGGGGCCAGAAACAGCGGATCGCAATCGCCAGAGCTATCATAAGGAATCCGACGGTTCTCTTGCTAGATGAAGCGACAAGTGCACTGGACGTGCAATCTGAACAAGTAGTGCAGGAAGCCCTTGATAGGATAATGGTGGGGCGAACCACCATTGTGGTGGCCCACCGTCTCAACACCATTAAGAAGCTGGATTCGATCGCATTCGTTGCAGAAGGAAGGATTATGGAGCAAGGGACCTATGCACAACTCAAGAGCAAGCGAGGGGCCTTCTTTAACCTTGCTAAACTTCAATCATGA
- the LOC131222935 gene encoding histidine-containing phosphotransfer protein 4-like: protein MASAEITQLRRQAAYIKKSLFEQGYLDGQFLQLEELQDDTNPNFVEEVVTLFFKDSAKFIANIEAAVEKTPLDFKKLDAYMHKFKGSSSSIGALRVKNECTLFREYCQQGNGEGCLKTFQQIKKEHATLRKKLETYFQLLRQAGPYETATSSH, encoded by the exons atGGCAAGTGCAGAGATTACTCAGTTGCGTCGCCAGGCTGCTTACATAAAAAAGTCCCTTTTTGAGCAG GGTTATCTGGATGGGCAGTTTCTTCAGCTGGAGGAGTTGCAAGATGATACAAATCCTAATTTTGTGGAGGAAGTTGTAACCTTGTTCTTCAAGGATTCAGCTAAATTCATAGCTAACATTGAGGCAGCAGT GGAGAAGACCCCTCTGGATTTTAAGAAGCTGGATGCATACATGCACAAATTCAAGGGCAGCAGTTCAAG CATTGGAGCTCTGAGGGTGAAGAACGAGTGCACACTTTTTAGGGAGTATTGCCAGCAAGGAAATGGAGAAGG ATGCCTTAAGACTTTCCAGCAAATAAAAAAGGAGCATGCTACTTTGAGAAAGAAGCTCGAAACTTATTTCCAG TTACTAAGACAAGCTGGACCGTATGAAACGGCAACCTCCTCTCATTGA